The following is a genomic window from Brevibacterium limosum.
CGCGAGGACTCTTCCTCGGTGAGCTTGAAGATCGGAATGCCGGTGGCAGAGGCGAGCACTTCGGCGATGAGATCGGCGTCGACGACCTTCGAGGTGTCGGTGCCGGACCTGCGCCAGGCCTCGGTCTGCTCTTCCTTCTCCTTGACCAGCTTCATCTCGGAGTCACGCTCCGAGGCTGCCAGTTCGAAGTCCTGAGCATCGATGGCGGCTTCCTTACGGTGACGGGCCTCGAGGATCTTCTCCTCCAGGTCACGCACTTCCTGCGGCACCGACAGCCGTGAGATGCGCAGCTTGGCACCGGCTTCGTCGATGAGGTCGATCGCCTTGTCCGGCAGGTACCGGTCGTTGATGTAGCGATCGGACATGTTCACGGCGGCAGCCAGGGCACCGTCGGTGACGGTGACCTTGTGGTGCGCTTCGTACTTGTCGCGCAGACCCTTGAGGATCTCGATCGAATGCGCCAGCGACGGTTCGGGAACCTGAATCGGCTGGAACCGGCGTTCGAGAGCGGCATCCTTCTCGATGTGCTTGCGGTACTCATCCAGGGTGGTCGCACCGATGGTCTGCAGCTCTCCGCGAGCCAGCATGGGCTTGAGGATCGAAGCGGCATCGATCGCGCCTTCGGCGGCTCCGGCACCCACCAGGGTGTGGATCTCGTCGATGAAGAGGATGATGTCGCCGCGGGTGCGGATCTCCTTGAGCACCTTCTTCAGGCGCTCTTCGAAGTCACCGCGGTAGCGGGAACCTGCGACCAGCGAACCGAGATCGAGGGTGTAGAGCTGCTTGTCGGCGAGGATTTCGGGGACCTCGCCGTTGACGATGGCCTGTGCAAGGCCTTCGACGACAGCGGTCTTACCGACACCGGGTTCGCCGATGAGGACCGGGTTGTTCTTCGTGCGGCGCGAGAGGATCTGCATCACGCGCTGCATCTGCTCGTGACGGCCGATGACCGGGTCGAGCTTGGCCTCGCGGGCTGCCGCCGTGAGGTTGGTGCCGAACTGGTCGAGCACGAGGGATCCCGAGGGAGTTCCCTCTTCCCGGCCGCCGGCGGACACGGGTTCCTTGCCCTGGTAGCCCGACAGAAGCTTGATGACTTCCTGGCGGACGCGTCCGAGGTCCGCGCCGAGCTTGACGAGCACCTGCGCGGCAACACCTTCGCCCTCACGGATGAGGCCGAGCAGAATGTGCTCGGTGCCGATGTAGCTGTGTCCCAGCTGCAGTGCTTCACGGAGGCTGAGCTCGAGGACCTTCTTCGCACGCGGTGTGAAGGGAATGTGGCCGCTCGGAGCCTGCTGGCCCTGGCCGATGATCTCCTGGACCTGGTCACGCACCTGCTCGAGGGAGATGTCCATGCCCTCGAGAGCCTTCGCCGCCAGGCCTTCACCCTCGTGGATGAGGCCGAGCAGAATGTGCTCGGTGCCGATGTAGTTGTGTTTGAGAAGTTTCGCTTCTTCCTGCGCGAGCACCACTACGCGTCGTGCTCGGTCGGTGAACCGCTCGAACATATTCATCCTCCTCGGTCTTCTGATTCTTCTGAGCCTAACCACCGTGAGCGCGGATCTATTGCAGGTTTCGCCATGAGCCGAAAGGGTTTGGCTGTGGGCGAAATTCCATTGCCATCGAGGATCTGCCTCCACCGGATCGTTCCCGATAACTCGCCGTATTCGCATCCGAGCGAAGACTAAACTCGAGGCGTGAGTGTTGAACCGTGATCGTTGAGTTCAGAAAGGCTGCAGACATGCCCACCGATCATTCGACCATCCTCGAGCTGGCCAGGGCCCATGGTCTCGACATCATTGCCGATTCCATCGTCGTCAATGAGCTCGGCCTCGACTTCCAGGTCGCCTTGGCAGAGGCGGTCGACGGCCGATCCTGGGTCCTTCGGATACCTCGGCGCTCCGATGTCGCCACCCGCGCCGCCGTCGAGGGCCGCTTCCTGACTGCCATCGCACCTCGCCTAAGCATCGCGGTCCCGGATTGGCAGATCCACTCAGAGAATCTCATCGCCTACCCGCTGCTGCCGGGACATCCCGGGTTGACCATCGACGACGATGGACAGCCGCGGTGGCATTTCGATGTCGAGTCCCCCGAATACGCGGAGTCGCTCGGTTCCGTCCTCGCCGAACTTCACACCGTCGATCCCGCCGCCGTTCGGGGCTCGGGGATCCCGGAGCTCTCCCCCA
Proteins encoded in this region:
- a CDS encoding macrolide 2'-phosphotransferase, giving the protein MPTDHSTILELARAHGLDIIADSIVVNELGLDFQVALAEAVDGRSWVLRIPRRSDVATRAAVEGRFLTAIAPRLSIAVPDWQIHSENLIAYPLLPGHPGLTIDDDGQPRWHFDVESPEYAESLGSVLAELHTVDPAAVRGSGIPELSPTEVRQRKREDIDHVTAEFDVAPTLLERWAAWLDDDSYWPTSTTVTHGEVYPAHQLMDGPVNVGILDWTTASIGDPAKDFMFHCATVSASAFEATTARYVADGGRVWPRFAEHCAELYSTSPVELGLFALQTGEPEHLAAARAQLNPNV
- a CDS encoding ATP-dependent Clp protease ATP-binding subunit gives rise to the protein MFERFTDRARRVVVLAQEEAKLLKHNYIGTEHILLGLIHEGEGLAAKALEGMDISLEQVRDQVQEIIGQGQQAPSGHIPFTPRAKKVLELSLREALQLGHSYIGTEHILLGLIREGEGVAAQVLVKLGADLGRVRQEVIKLLSGYQGKEPVSAGGREEGTPSGSLVLDQFGTNLTAAAREAKLDPVIGRHEQMQRVMQILSRRTKNNPVLIGEPGVGKTAVVEGLAQAIVNGEVPEILADKQLYTLDLGSLVAGSRYRGDFEERLKKVLKEIRTRGDIILFIDEIHTLVGAGAAEGAIDAASILKPMLARGELQTIGATTLDEYRKHIEKDAALERRFQPIQVPEPSLAHSIEILKGLRDKYEAHHKVTVTDGALAAAVNMSDRYINDRYLPDKAIDLIDEAGAKLRISRLSVPQEVRDLEEKILEARHRKEAAIDAQDFELAASERDSEMKLVKEKEEQTEAWRRSGTDTSKVVDADLIAEVLASATGIPIFKLTEEESSRLLRMEDELHKRVIGQDDAVKAISRAIRRTRAGLKDPKRPSGSFIFAGPTGVGKTELAKALSEFLFGDEDSLISLDMSEYSEKHTVSRLFGSPPGYVGYEEGGQLTEKVRRKPFSVVLFDEVEKAHSDIFNSLLQILEDGRLTDSQGREVDFKNTIIIMTTNLGTRDISSGLQLGFQVEGDTKTNYDRMKQRVNEELKQHFRPEFLNRVDDTIVFPQLSMVEIIKIVDLFLERLDVRLADQGMKVDVTAAAKDLLAERGYDPVLGARPLRRTIQLEIEDTLSEKILFKEIGRGETIKVDVKGEGKDAEFTFEGIETESLKPAEDDDSELAGAGSSGSSGSSETSA